In Armatimonadota bacterium, a single genomic region encodes these proteins:
- a CDS encoding cytochrome C oxidase subunit IV family protein, with translation MAKSPLAAVHDDHGGHHIHDNSMYVKTAGALALLMILTIGAARVDIGHIIGSRIGLSSHFSYYINNFIALAIAAVKTYIVVMYFMHVKWISSLGKLFALMGFFFIPVLFSVWTDFYFRQHEPVAHWYNNDYSESATPRIIGSTDGAKINSGEENTQNRIPKSIW, from the coding sequence ATGGCAAAGTCACCACTCGCAGCAGTCCACGACGACCACGGCGGTCACCACATCCACGATAACTCGATGTATGTGAAAACTGCGGGTGCTCTCGCCCTTCTCATGATCTTGACCATCGGAGCAGCAAGAGTCGACATCGGACACATCATCGGTTCGAGAATCGGTCTCAGCTCGCACTTCAGCTACTACATCAACAACTTTATCGCGCTCGCAATCGCCGCAGTGAAAACCTACATCGTCGTCATGTACTTCATGCACGTTAAGTGGATCAGTAGTCTCGGAAAGCTTTTCGCTCTCATGGGCTTCTTCTTCATCCCCGTGCTCTTCTCGGTCTGGACGGACTTCTACTTCCGCCAGCACGAGCCGGTCGCGCACTGGTACAATAACGACTACTCCGAGTCAGCCACCCCAAGAATCATTGGATCAACCGACGGAGCCAAGATCAACTCAGGCGAAGAAAACACCCAAAACCGAATCCCCAAGTCGATCTGGTAA
- a CDS encoding lysophospholipid acyltransferase family protein — protein MAQEIELPVGRGHRWLWLVKLVGWPLITLLGPTSYSGAARVPRSGGLIVIANHLSDCDPVVLQGCCPRPIFFMSKSELFSMKVVGAWLWFWGAFPVKRGAPDRRSLRIAAELARSGRAVGIFPEGQLSEDGKLQEIREGAALIVRMAEVPVIVCGLRNTNRMIPYGSVIPRPAFARVTATWGEARTFSKDSTNEEIAAWMESELRRLIPEEL, from the coding sequence ATGGCGCAGGAAATTGAGTTGCCGGTTGGGCGGGGGCATCGGTGGCTTTGGCTGGTGAAGCTGGTTGGGTGGCCGTTGATTACTTTGCTTGGGCCCACTTCGTATTCTGGTGCCGCTCGGGTGCCCCGGTCGGGCGGGCTGATTGTGATCGCGAATCACCTTTCGGATTGCGATCCGGTGGTGTTGCAGGGGTGCTGTCCTCGACCGATCTTTTTTATGAGTAAGAGCGAGCTTTTTTCGATGAAGGTCGTCGGGGCTTGGCTGTGGTTTTGGGGGGCTTTTCCGGTGAAGCGGGGAGCGCCGGATCGCCGGTCGTTGCGGATTGCGGCGGAGTTGGCGCGCTCGGGTCGAGCGGTGGGAATTTTTCCCGAGGGGCAGCTCTCGGAGGACGGCAAGTTGCAGGAGATTCGGGAAGGGGCGGCCTTGATTGTACGGATGGCGGAGGTTCCGGTGATTGTCTGCGGGTTGCGGAACACGAATCGGATGATTCCGTATGGGTCGGTGATTCCGCGTCCGGCTTTTGCTCGGGTGACTGCGACTTGGGGTGAGGCTCGTACGTTTTCGAAGGACTCGACGAATGAGGAGATTGCGGCTTGGATGGAGTCGGAGTTGCGGCGGTTGATTCCGGAGGAGCTCTGA
- a CDS encoding phosphoribosylglycinamide formyltransferase, with amino-acid sequence MLRIVHRIGILIGPKGRGSNMLALAARIKLDDSMVVQKVVTPRSDAPGALAALAEGLRVETVPYLDPVPYEQRLAAELADCDWVCLAGYMKLLPSSVLAAHSGRILNIHPALLPKFGGQGMYGIRVHEAVLAAGETESGCTVHFVTEEYDEGEIILQARCRVEIDDSPEELAARVLRLEHETYYRALKKVVDGAGN; translated from the coding sequence ATGCTTCGCATCGTGCATCGCATTGGAATACTCATTGGGCCAAAAGGGCGGGGTTCGAATATGTTGGCTCTGGCGGCGCGGATCAAGTTGGACGACTCGATGGTGGTGCAGAAGGTGGTCACTCCTCGGTCGGATGCGCCAGGGGCGTTGGCCGCGCTTGCGGAGGGTTTGCGTGTGGAGACGGTTCCCTACCTGGATCCGGTTCCTTATGAACAGCGGCTGGCGGCAGAGTTGGCGGATTGCGATTGGGTTTGTTTGGCAGGGTACATGAAGCTGCTGCCTTCTTCCGTTTTGGCGGCACATTCGGGTCGGATATTGAACATTCATCCAGCATTGTTGCCCAAGTTTGGGGGTCAGGGGATGTACGGGATTCGGGTTCACGAGGCGGTTTTGGCGGCGGGGGAGACGGAGAGTGGATGTACAGTTCACTTTGTTACCGAGGAGTACGACGAGGGGGAGATCATTTTGCAGGCGCGGTGCCGGGTAGAGATTGACGATTCGCCGGAAGAGCTTGCGGCGCGGGTTTTGCGGTTGGAGCATGAGACTTACTATCGAGCTTTGAAGAAGGTGGTTGATGGCGCAGGAAATTGA